Proteins encoded by one window of Dryocola sp. LX212:
- the sfsA gene encoding DNA/RNA nuclease SfsA, giving the protein MEFSPALQSATLIQRYKRFLADVVTPQGELLTLHCPNTGAMTGCATPGDTVWYSTSANPKRKYAHTWEITETQNGDFICVNTLQANNVVKEALVGNHFSELSGYTKIYSEVKYGAERSRIDFMLQADNKVNCYIEVKSVTLSEQGSGFFPDAVSLRGQKHLRELMSVVRHGERAVLLFAVLHSAITRVSPARHIDAKYAQLLCEAQECGVEILAFRAELSARGLTLTSPLPVCL; this is encoded by the coding sequence ATGGAGTTTTCCCCGGCGCTGCAGTCAGCCACTTTAATTCAACGCTATAAGCGCTTTCTGGCGGATGTGGTCACGCCACAGGGCGAATTACTGACCTTACACTGTCCCAATACCGGCGCTATGACCGGCTGCGCCACGCCTGGTGATACCGTCTGGTATTCCACCTCGGCCAATCCGAAGCGTAAATATGCCCATACCTGGGAGATTACCGAAACGCAAAACGGCGATTTTATCTGCGTGAATACGCTGCAGGCCAATAACGTGGTGAAGGAAGCGCTGGTCGGAAATCATTTTTCAGAATTAAGCGGTTACACAAAAATCTACAGCGAAGTGAAGTACGGCGCAGAGCGCAGCCGGATCGATTTTATGTTACAGGCGGATAACAAAGTTAACTGCTATATTGAAGTGAAATCGGTCACGTTATCCGAACAGGGAAGTGGCTTTTTCCCTGATGCTGTGAGCCTTCGCGGGCAGAAACATCTCCGGGAATTGATGAGCGTGGTCAGGCATGGAGAGCGCGCAGTGCTGCTGTTTGCAGTGTTACACTCCGCCATCACTCGTGTCTCTCCGGCACGCCACATCGACGCAAAATATGCGCAATTATTGTGCGAGGCGCAGGAATGCGGGGTAGAAATATTGGCCTTTCGGGCAGAACTTTCTGCCAGAGGGCTGACGCTAACCTCGCCGTTACCTGTCTGTTTATAA
- the thpR gene encoding RNA 2',3'-cyclic phosphodiesterase yields the protein MADTRRLFFALAMPAGVQQQIVSWRAENFPGDAGRPVAAANLHLTLAFLGDVSAEKQRALSRLAGRIQQSGFTLTLDDAGLWARSKVVWLGPRHASLGLIQLANMLRAQAARNGCYQSPQPYHPHVTLYRNVTQAVAIPQPNFRWQFKVEEFALYESIFSQGRTRYQPLERWPLHNKEE from the coding sequence ATGGCCGACACTCGCCGTCTGTTCTTCGCCCTCGCCATGCCCGCCGGGGTGCAACAGCAGATCGTCAGCTGGCGCGCTGAGAACTTTCCTGGCGATGCGGGCCGCCCCGTTGCGGCAGCGAATCTGCACCTGACGCTCGCCTTTTTGGGTGACGTCAGCGCCGAAAAACAGCGTGCGCTAAGCCGGCTGGCGGGACGTATCCAGCAGTCTGGCTTTACGCTAACGCTCGACGATGCCGGGCTGTGGGCTCGCTCAAAAGTCGTCTGGCTCGGCCCACGCCATGCGTCGCTGGGGCTTATCCAGTTAGCCAATATGCTGCGCGCCCAGGCCGCGCGTAACGGTTGCTACCAAAGCCCGCAGCCTTACCATCCTCACGTTACGCTCTATCGCAACGTGACCCAGGCCGTCGCCATTCCGCAGCCCAACTTCCGCTGGCAGTTTAAAGTTGAGGAGTTTGCGCTTTACGAGTCAATTTTCAGCCAGGGCCGCACCCGTTACCAGCCGCTGGAGCGTTGGCCCTTACATAATAAGGAAGAGTAA
- the hrpB gene encoding ATP-dependent helicase HrpB produces MSSLPVAAVLPDVLSALQVAPQVLLNAPTGAGKSTWLPLQILKEGRLSGKILLLEPRRLAARNVAQRLAELLGEKPGETVGYRMRAETCIGPDTKLEVVTEGILTRLIQRDPELTGIALVILDEFHERSLQADLALALLLDVQQGLREDLKLLIMSATLDNQRLQKCLPDAPVISSEGRAHPVERRYSPLATHQRFDEAVAVAVANLLREEPGSLLLFLPGVGEIQRVQEQLRERVASDVQLCPLYGALPLSEQRKAILPAVSGTRKVVLATNIAETSLTIEGIRLVVDSGQERVARFDVRTGLTRLVTQRISQASMTQRAGRAGRLEPGICLHLTSAEQAERAAAQSEPEILQSDLSGLLLELLQWGCQQPEQLTWLDLPPAANLHAARKLLRQLNALDEQDRLTPAGQKMAQLGNDPRLAAMLIAARTPDEQATAARLAAILEEPPRGQDSDLRNAFSRRQDNWQQRSARLLKRLNSRGGQADISLAGPLLACAFADRIARRRGQEGRYQLANGMGAMLNQDDALTRYEWLLAPLLLQGSQTPDARMLQALPLDIDELIASVPALLGQSDSVEWDETQGTLKAFRRQQIGQLVVKVQPLAKPSEEELHRAMLNGIRERGLSVLNWTPQAQQLRIRLACAAKWLPEQEWSEMSDEALLRDLEDWLLPEMNGVHSLRALKNIDLTRAIQNWLGWSQRQRLDTVLPTHYTVPTGSQITIRYDEDNPPALAVRMQEMFGEAQTPVIAEGRVPLVLELLSPAQRPLQVTRDLTAFWNGAYREVQKEMKGRYPKHVWPDSPADALPTRRTKKYQ; encoded by the coding sequence GTGTCGTCATTACCTGTCGCCGCGGTCTTACCCGATGTTCTCAGCGCGCTGCAAGTCGCGCCGCAGGTGCTGCTCAACGCGCCTACCGGGGCAGGGAAATCCACCTGGCTCCCGCTGCAAATCCTCAAAGAGGGCCGGCTGAGCGGAAAAATTCTGCTGCTTGAACCGCGCCGCCTCGCTGCCCGCAACGTTGCCCAGCGCCTGGCGGAGCTTCTTGGCGAAAAGCCCGGCGAAACGGTCGGCTATCGGATGCGGGCGGAAACCTGTATCGGACCTGATACAAAGCTCGAAGTGGTGACCGAAGGGATTTTGACCCGCCTGATCCAGCGCGATCCTGAACTCACCGGCATCGCGCTGGTTATTCTCGATGAATTCCACGAGCGCAGCCTGCAGGCCGATCTGGCGCTCGCGCTTCTGCTGGACGTGCAGCAGGGGCTGCGTGAAGATTTGAAGCTGCTGATTATGTCGGCCACGCTGGATAACCAGCGCCTGCAAAAATGCCTGCCGGACGCGCCCGTCATCAGCTCCGAAGGCCGCGCGCATCCTGTCGAGCGGCGCTACAGTCCGCTGGCGACCCATCAACGTTTTGACGAAGCCGTCGCGGTCGCGGTGGCAAACCTGCTGCGTGAAGAGCCGGGTTCGCTGCTTCTGTTTTTGCCGGGCGTCGGGGAAATCCAGCGCGTGCAGGAGCAATTGCGGGAGCGCGTAGCCAGCGACGTTCAGCTTTGCCCCCTGTACGGTGCGCTGCCGCTAAGCGAACAGCGTAAAGCTATACTTCCAGCCGTGTCGGGCACGCGCAAGGTCGTGCTGGCAACCAACATTGCCGAGACGAGCCTGACGATTGAAGGTATCCGCCTGGTGGTGGACAGCGGGCAGGAGCGTGTCGCCCGTTTTGACGTGCGAACCGGGCTGACCCGCCTGGTAACCCAGCGCATCAGCCAGGCCTCCATGACCCAGCGCGCGGGCCGCGCCGGGCGTCTCGAACCGGGTATTTGCCTGCATCTCACCAGCGCGGAACAGGCCGAACGCGCCGCCGCGCAAAGCGAGCCGGAAATCCTGCAAAGCGATCTTTCCGGCCTGCTGCTTGAGCTTTTACAGTGGGGCTGTCAGCAGCCGGAGCAGCTTACCTGGCTGGATCTGCCGCCTGCGGCTAATCTGCATGCGGCACGGAAGCTTTTACGTCAGCTGAACGCGCTGGATGAGCAGGATCGCCTGACCCCGGCGGGCCAGAAAATGGCGCAGCTTGGCAACGATCCCCGTTTAGCGGCAATGTTGATTGCCGCCAGAACACCCGATGAACAGGCCACCGCGGCCAGGCTGGCGGCAATTCTGGAAGAGCCGCCGCGCGGTCAGGACAGCGATTTACGCAACGCCTTCAGCCGCCGTCAGGATAACTGGCAGCAGCGCAGCGCCAGGCTTCTGAAGCGTCTGAACAGTCGTGGCGGTCAGGCGGATATCTCGCTGGCAGGGCCGCTGCTCGCCTGCGCCTTTGCCGACCGCATTGCCCGCAGACGTGGGCAGGAAGGTCGCTACCAGCTGGCGAACGGCATGGGCGCAATGTTAAATCAGGATGATGCGCTCACCCGCTATGAATGGCTGTTAGCGCCGCTGCTTTTACAGGGCAGCCAGACGCCGGATGCGCGAATGCTTCAGGCTTTGCCGCTGGACATCGACGAGCTCATTGCCAGCGTGCCTGCGCTGCTCGGGCAAAGCGACTCCGTGGAGTGGGACGAAACGCAGGGCACGCTGAAGGCGTTTCGCCGCCAGCAGATTGGCCAGCTGGTGGTAAAAGTGCAGCCGCTGGCGAAACCGTCTGAAGAGGAGCTGCATCGGGCGATGCTCAACGGTATTCGCGAGCGGGGGCTGAGCGTGCTGAACTGGACGCCGCAGGCGCAGCAGCTGCGTATTCGGCTGGCCTGCGCGGCAAAATGGCTGCCTGAGCAAGAATGGTCTGAAATGAGCGACGAGGCGCTGCTGCGTGATTTAGAGGACTGGCTGCTGCCGGAAATGAACGGCGTCCATTCCCTGCGCGCCCTGAAAAATATCGATCTTACCAGGGCGATACAAAACTGGCTCGGCTGGTCACAGCGTCAACGTCTGGATACTGTGCTGCCAACTCATTACACTGTGCCGACCGGTAGCCAGATTACCATTCGTTACGATGAGGACAATCCTCCCGCGCTGGCGGTACGAATGCAGGAAATGTTTGGCGAAGCGCAAACCCCGGTGATTGCCGAGGGGCGCGTACCGCTGGTGCTTGAGCTGCTCTCTCCCGCGCAGCGCCCGCTACAGGTCACGCGTGACTTGACCGCGTTCTGGAACGGGGCATACAGGGAGGTGCAAAAAGAGATGAAAGGGCGCTATCCGAAGCATGTATGGCCGGACTCTCCGGCCGATGCGCTGCCGACAAGGCGTACCAAAAAGTACCAGTGA
- the mrcB gene encoding bifunctional glycosyl transferase/transpeptidase, giving the protein MAGNDREPIGRKGKPSRPAKEKVSRRRVREEEYDDDYEDDYEDEEPMPPRKGKGGGKGRPPRKKHRWLWFLLKLFVVFVVLFVIYGVYLDQQIRSRIDGKVWQLPAAVYGRMVNLEPDMPYSKKEMVNLLEATQYRQVTRMTRPGEFTVQANSIEMIRRPFDFPDSKEGQIRARLVFDGDRLESIQNMDNNRSFGFFRLDPRLITMLSSPNGEQRLFVPRTGFPDLLVDTLIATEDRHFYEHDGISLYSIGRAMLANLTAGRTVQGASTLTQQLVKNLFLSSKRTYWRKANEAYMALIMDARYGKDRILELYLNEVYLGQSGDNEIRGFPLASLYYFGRPVEELSLDQQALLVGMVKGASIYNPWRNPKLALERRNLVLRLLQEQKVIDQELYDMLSARPLGVQPRGGVISPQPAFMQMVRNELQAKLGDKVKDLSGVKIFTTFDSVSQDAAEKAVSEGVPVLRASRKLKDLEAAMVIVDRYTGEVRAMVGGAETQFAGFNRAMQARRSIGSLAKPATYLTALSKPDTYRLNTWIADAPISLRQPNGQVWSPQNDDKRFSGQVMLVDALARSMNVPTVNLGMAIGLPAITDTWTKLGVPKDHLNPVPAMILGALNLTPIQVAQAFQTIASGGSRATLSALRSVIAEDGTVLYQSFPQAEQAVPPQAAYMTLYTMQQVMARGTGRALGGKYPKLHLAGKTGTTNNNVDTWFAGIDGKEVTITWVGRDNNQPTKLYGASGAMALYQRYLAAQTPIPLTLTQPEDIVDMGVDDAGNFQCSGGQTRTLPVWTTNPDALCQQSLQQQQTNNPFDQSSEQPQQQPQQQQQQQPQKQEESDGVAGWIKDMFGSK; this is encoded by the coding sequence ATGGCGGGGAATGACCGCGAACCTATTGGACGCAAGGGGAAACCCTCTCGTCCCGCGAAAGAAAAAGTAAGCCGTCGTCGGGTCAGGGAAGAAGAGTATGACGATGATTACGAAGATGATTATGAAGACGAGGAACCGATGCCACCACGTAAAGGGAAGGGGGGCGGTAAAGGCCGTCCGCCACGGAAGAAACACCGCTGGCTATGGTTCCTGCTGAAGCTGTTCGTCGTCTTTGTGGTGCTGTTTGTGATCTACGGGGTCTATCTGGACCAGCAGATCCGCAGCCGCATCGACGGTAAAGTCTGGCAGCTCCCAGCGGCAGTCTATGGCCGCATGGTGAACCTTGAGCCGGACATGCCGTACAGCAAAAAAGAGATGGTGAACCTGCTGGAAGCCACGCAGTACCGCCAGGTCACGCGCATGACGCGGCCGGGTGAGTTTACCGTGCAGGCCAACAGCATCGAGATGATCCGTCGGCCGTTTGATTTCCCGGACAGCAAAGAAGGACAGATCCGCGCGCGCCTTGTCTTTGACGGCGACCGCCTCGAGTCGATCCAGAACATGGATAACAACCGCAGCTTCGGTTTCTTCCGTCTGGATCCGCGCCTGATCACCATGCTCTCTTCGCCAAACGGCGAACAGCGTCTGTTCGTGCCGCGTACGGGCTTCCCGGATCTGCTGGTGGATACGCTGATTGCCACCGAAGACCGCCACTTCTACGAGCACGACGGCATCAGCCTTTATTCTATTGGCCGTGCCATGCTGGCGAACCTGACGGCAGGCCGTACGGTGCAGGGGGCGAGCACCCTGACGCAGCAGCTGGTGAAGAACCTGTTCCTCTCCAGCAAAAGAACGTACTGGCGTAAGGCGAACGAAGCGTACATGGCGCTGATCATGGATGCCCGCTACGGCAAGGATCGTATTCTTGAGCTGTACCTGAACGAGGTCTACCTCGGCCAGAGCGGCGACAACGAAATTCGTGGTTTCCCGCTCGCGAGCCTCTACTACTTCGGCCGCCCGGTTGAGGAGCTGAGCCTCGATCAGCAGGCGCTGCTGGTGGGCATGGTGAAAGGGGCGTCGATCTATAACCCGTGGCGTAATCCGAAGCTGGCGCTTGAGCGTCGTAACCTGGTGCTGCGCCTGCTGCAGGAGCAGAAGGTTATCGATCAGGAGCTTTACGACATGCTGAGCGCGCGTCCTCTGGGCGTGCAGCCGCGCGGTGGGGTGATTTCACCGCAGCCAGCCTTTATGCAAATGGTGCGTAACGAACTGCAGGCGAAGCTGGGTGACAAAGTGAAAGATCTCTCCGGCGTGAAGATCTTCACCACCTTCGATTCGGTGTCTCAGGATGCGGCGGAAAAAGCAGTGAGCGAAGGCGTACCGGTATTGCGTGCCTCCCGTAAGCTGAAGGATCTGGAAGCGGCAATGGTTATCGTTGATCGCTATACCGGTGAAGTGCGCGCGATGGTCGGCGGGGCGGAAACGCAGTTTGCAGGCTTTAACCGTGCCATGCAGGCGCGCCGTTCAATCGGCTCGCTGGCGAAACCGGCGACCTATCTGACCGCCTTAAGCAAGCCGGATACCTATCGCCTGAACACCTGGATTGCGGATGCGCCAATCTCCCTGCGCCAGCCTAACGGCCAGGTCTGGTCCCCGCAGAACGACGATAAACGTTTCAGCGGCCAGGTTATGCTGGTGGATGCGTTAGCGCGCTCCATGAACGTGCCAACGGTTAACCTTGGCATGGCGATTGGCCTGCCGGCCATCACGGATACCTGGACTAAACTGGGCGTGCCGAAAGATCATCTGAACCCGGTACCGGCCATGATTCTGGGTGCGCTGAACCTGACGCCAATTCAGGTCGCACAGGCGTTTCAGACCATCGCCAGCGGCGGCAGCCGCGCAACGCTTTCCGCGCTGCGCTCGGTTATCGCCGAAGACGGCACGGTGCTGTATCAGAGCTTCCCGCAAGCAGAGCAGGCGGTGCCACCGCAGGCGGCTTACATGACGCTCTATACCATGCAGCAGGTTATGGCCCGTGGTACAGGGCGTGCGCTGGGCGGTAAATATCCGAAGCTTCACCTGGCCGGTAAAACGGGGACCACCAACAACAACGTGGATACCTGGTTTGCGGGCATTGATGGCAAAGAAGTGACCATCACCTGGGTGGGGCGCGATAACAACCAGCCAACGAAGCTGTACGGCGCAAGCGGTGCGATGGCGCTTTACCAGCGCTATCTCGCGGCGCAAACGCCGATCCCGCTGACGCTAACGCAGCCGGAAGATATT